In the Daphnia pulicaria isolate SC F1-1A chromosome 2, SC_F0-13Bv2, whole genome shotgun sequence genome, one interval contains:
- the LOC124327190 gene encoding uncharacterized protein LOC124327190 isoform X2: MEESNSPVLSCKKFGKKTHVLPESPILSCGRKRKKPLPDDSPVFLRTTRTIKSCNESPVIDSFSSPPPIPKLKPKTLFPEVDDAPPSVESQLSQASSSKCNDHIIDEEDSSSTGSEDDLIVHERTMSDSEDRLDVTIPDNARSQNSISISQTLSYYSGISTPEKKVVKAKPVATGSARKKKQFILNGLAKQLSKLLVRQESDYHLWKFQQKLGSSKTDADPATTTKMLRLRIESLSPGNMHSLAHCRNLAASATTSRGEGSLSNRVSLVFTPERWERFSSVQSGDIVSIYEPWQSMELVGGVTLLLDFNLLLLSQKKKKEVSKLSNSSDSDGLLLGATNDSRTVEDLTDADGRACSSASADSITVAENRRPSTVTVLQTWTCPCQGG; the protein is encoded by the exons ATGGAAGAATCAAACTCGCCAGTACTATCTTGTAAAAAGTTTGGGAAGAAGACCCACGTCTTACCCGAGTCGCCCATTCTCTCGTGCgggaggaagagaaaaaagccaCTGCCCGATGACAGTCCAGTATTTTTACGAACTACACGAACAATTAAAAGCTGCAACGAATCTCCCGTTATCGACAGTTTCTCTAGCCCTCCACCAATTCCCAAATTGAAGCCCAAAACATTGTTCCCTGAAGTCGATGATGCACCACCCTCAGTAGAGTCTCAGCTTTCGCAGGCATCTTCCAGCAAATGCAATGATCACATCATAGACGAGGAGGACAGCAGTTCGACAGGTTCTGAGGATGATCTCATCGTCCATGAAAGGACAATGTCAGATTCAGAAGATAGACTGGATGTGACG ATTCCTGATAATGCACGATCTCAAAACTCCATTAGCATCAGTCAAACTTTATCATACTACTCTGGAATATCCACACCGGAGAAGAAAGTTGTCAAGGCCAAGCCTGTTGCAACAGGGTCagccagaaagaagaaacaattcaTACT GAACGGACTGGCGAAGCAGCTGAGTAAACTGCTAGTACGCCAAGAGTCGGACTATCATTTGTGGAAATTCCAACAGAAATTGGGCAGCTCGAAAACTGATGCTGATCCTGCCACCACCACGAAAATGCTTCGGTTGAGGATCGAGAGCCTTTCACCTGGAAACATGCACAGTTTGGCTCATTGCCGCAACCTTGCAGCATCAGCGACGACGTCGAGAGGTGAAGGAAGTTTATCCAACAGGGTCAGCCTGGTGTTCACCCCGGAGCGATGGGAGAGATTCAGTAGTGTCCAATCTGGTGACATTGTGTCCATCTACGAACCTTG GCAGAGCATGGAGTTGGTGGGAGGAGTGACCCTGCTATTGGATTTCAACCTGCTCCTGCTgagccagaagaagaagaaggaggtaTCCAAATTAAGCAACAGCAGCGACTCTGATGGTCTCCTACTCGGTGCGACTAACGACAGCCGGACGGTGGAGGACTTGACGGACGCTGATGGACGTGCTTGTTCTTCTGCAAGTGCTGATAGTATCACCGTTGCTGAAAATAGACGCCCTTCGACGGTGACCGTTCTGCAAACATGGACCTGTCCATGCCAAG GTGGATGA
- the LOC124327190 gene encoding uncharacterized protein LOC124327190 isoform X1 — protein MEESNSPVLSCKKFGKKTHVLPESPILSCGRKRKKPLPDDSPVFLRTTRTIKSCNESPVIDSFSSPPPIPKLKPKTLFPEVDDAPPSVESQLSQASSSKCNDHIIDEEDSSSTGSEDDLIVHERTMSDSEDRLDVTIPDNARSQNSISISQTLSYYSGISTPEKKVVKAKPVATGSARKKKQFILNGLAKQLSKLLVRQESDYHLWKFQQKLGSSKTDADPATTTKMLRLRIESLSPGNMHSLAHCRNLAASATTSRGEGSLSNRVSLVFTPERWERFSSVQSGDIVSIYEPWQSMELVGGVTLLLDFNLLLLSQKKKKEVSKLSNSSDSDGLLLGATNDSRTVEDLTDADGRACSSASADSITVAENRRPSTVTVLQTWTCPCQGCTLCHF, from the exons ATGGAAGAATCAAACTCGCCAGTACTATCTTGTAAAAAGTTTGGGAAGAAGACCCACGTCTTACCCGAGTCGCCCATTCTCTCGTGCgggaggaagagaaaaaagccaCTGCCCGATGACAGTCCAGTATTTTTACGAACTACACGAACAATTAAAAGCTGCAACGAATCTCCCGTTATCGACAGTTTCTCTAGCCCTCCACCAATTCCCAAATTGAAGCCCAAAACATTGTTCCCTGAAGTCGATGATGCACCACCCTCAGTAGAGTCTCAGCTTTCGCAGGCATCTTCCAGCAAATGCAATGATCACATCATAGACGAGGAGGACAGCAGTTCGACAGGTTCTGAGGATGATCTCATCGTCCATGAAAGGACAATGTCAGATTCAGAAGATAGACTGGATGTGACG ATTCCTGATAATGCACGATCTCAAAACTCCATTAGCATCAGTCAAACTTTATCATACTACTCTGGAATATCCACACCGGAGAAGAAAGTTGTCAAGGCCAAGCCTGTTGCAACAGGGTCagccagaaagaagaaacaattcaTACT GAACGGACTGGCGAAGCAGCTGAGTAAACTGCTAGTACGCCAAGAGTCGGACTATCATTTGTGGAAATTCCAACAGAAATTGGGCAGCTCGAAAACTGATGCTGATCCTGCCACCACCACGAAAATGCTTCGGTTGAGGATCGAGAGCCTTTCACCTGGAAACATGCACAGTTTGGCTCATTGCCGCAACCTTGCAGCATCAGCGACGACGTCGAGAGGTGAAGGAAGTTTATCCAACAGGGTCAGCCTGGTGTTCACCCCGGAGCGATGGGAGAGATTCAGTAGTGTCCAATCTGGTGACATTGTGTCCATCTACGAACCTTG GCAGAGCATGGAGTTGGTGGGAGGAGTGACCCTGCTATTGGATTTCAACCTGCTCCTGCTgagccagaagaagaagaaggaggtaTCCAAATTAAGCAACAGCAGCGACTCTGATGGTCTCCTACTCGGTGCGACTAACGACAGCCGGACGGTGGAGGACTTGACGGACGCTGATGGACGTGCTTGTTCTTCTGCAAGTGCTGATAGTATCACCGTTGCTGAAAATAGACGCCCTTCGACGGTGACCGTTCTGCAAACATGGACCTGTCCATGCCAAG gTTGCACTTTGTGccatttttaa
- the LOC124327195 gene encoding guanine nucleotide-binding protein G(s) subunit alpha, whose amino-acid sequence MGCFGRSSSKSDAEESKRRKEANKKINQQIQKDKQVYRATHRLLLLGAGESGKSTIVKQMRILHVDGFSEEEKIQKIEDIKKNIRDAILTITGAMSTLTPPVSLENPANQFRVDYIQDVASQPDFDYPPEFYDYTEVLWQDRGVQACYERSNEYQLIDCAKYFLDRVHIVKRSDYTPTEQDILRCRVLTSGIFETRFQVDKVNFHMFDVGGQRDERRKWIQCFNDVTAIIFVTACSSYNMVLREDPSQNRLRESLDLFKSIWNNRWLRTISVILFLNKQDLLAEKVRAGKSRLDEYFPDFSRYVTPPDAATEPGEDAEVVRAKYFIRDEFLRISTASGDGKHYCYPHFTCAVDTENIRRVFNDCRDIIQRMHLRQYELL is encoded by the exons ATGGGCTGCTTCGGCCGCAGCTCCTCCAAATCGGATGCGGAGGAGAGCAAACGGCGTAAAGAGGCCAACAAAAAGATCAACCAGCAAATACAAAAGGACAAGCAAGTCTACAGGGCAACACATCGGCTCCTATTGCTCG GAGCCGGCGAGTCGGGCAAAAGCACCATAGTCAAACAAATGAGGATTCTCCATGTTGACGGATTCAGCGAAGA ggagaaaattcagaaaattgaAGACATCAAAAAGAATATTCGTGATGCCATCCTG ACAATAACGGGAGCGATGAGCACGCTGACGCCGCCCGTCTCATTGGAGAATCCTGCCAATCAGTTTAGAGTCGATTACATTCAGGACGTTGCCTCGCAGCCGGATTTTGATTATCCACCT GAATTCTACGACTATACGGAGGTTCTATGGCAAGATAGAGGCGTCCAGGCCTGCTACGAGCGCTCCAACGAGTACCAGCTGATCGATTGTGCCAAATA TTTTCTGGATCGAGTGCACATCGTCAAGCGGTCCGATTACACACCTACCGAACAGGACATTCTACGTTGTCGTGTTCTGACTTCCGGTATTTTCGAGACGAGGTTCCAGGTCGACAAAGTCAACTTTCA TATGTTTGACGTGGGCGGTCAGCGGGACGAGCGGCGTAAATGGATCCAGTGCTTCAATGACGTCACGGCCATTATCTTCGTGACGGCCTGCTCGTCGTACAACATGGTCCTGCGTGAAGATCCCAGTCAAAACCGACTGCGCGAATCCCTTGACCTTTTCAAATCCATTTGGAATAACCGGTGGCTCAGGACGATATCTGTCATTCTCTTTCTTAACAAACAG GATCTGCTGGCAGAAAAAGTTCGAGCTGGCAAATCTCGCCTGGATGAATACTTTCCCGACTTTTCTCGTTACGTCACTCCGCCGGATGCGGCTACTGAACCCGGAGAGGACGCTGAG GTGGTAAGAGCCAAGTATTTCATTCGAGACGAGTTCCTCCGCATTTCAACGGCCTCTGGTGACGGCAAGCATTATTGCTACCCTCATTTCACCTGCGCCGTTGACACGGAGAATATCCGGCGTGTCTTTAACGACTGCCGAGACATCATCCAACGGATGCACCTCCGCCAGTATGAACTCCTCTGA
- the LOC124327060 gene encoding sodium/hydrogen exchanger 8-like → MNQRFIRTLCLLVLLTQNICVIETAEITREGHRTDANTTRQIVEKLKDEKSNLLNVSAVPVANNDTFFSHHHPSHDELDPALPGKGAAEEEHHNSLSIFLVLVLLGICILLIHVMLKFHFHYVPESVAVIFIGALVGLFLKLMSYQNVADWAKEAAFSPTIFFLVLLPPIIFESGYNLHKGNFFQNIGSITVFAVFGTLISAMIVGSGVYLLGLADIAYKLSFIESFAFGSLISAVDPVATLAIFQALDVDPVLNMLVFGESILNDAVAIVLTTTILEVDSPELHSMSGGQLVLHGVGRFCLMFFASAAIGVAFALASALLLKYVELRRNPSLEFSMMMVFTYLPYALAEGIHLSGIMAILFCGIVMSHYTHYNLSPITQITMKQTMRTIAFIAETSVFAYLGLGIFSFPHRLEPALVIWSIVLCLFGRLVNIFPLSALVNRFRQHKITKKMMFIMWFSGLRGAIAYALSLHLEFEMETRRVIVTTTLIIVLFTILVLGGSTMPLLKCLKSKSPTRNRVRKSGAPVNATLSKTLKLDQPLESDVLSEMTEEEMDVTLIQQQQALSGFIRFDLQYLFPIFTHRFSRNEVRECRMQMSNLASQWQQAVRSSPVVASSSVTQHVATSQHNSDANENSTE, encoded by the exons ATGAACCAGCGATTCATTCGCACGCTGTGCTTGCTTGTGCTATTGACACAAAATATCTGTGTCATTGAGACAGCGGAAATCACGAGAGAAGGCCACCGCACAGATGCTAATACTACCCGTCAAATAGTGGAGAAACTGAAAGATGAGAAGTCAAACTTATTAAACGTGTCAGCCGTTCCCGTAGCCAACAATGACAC GTTCTTTAGTCATCATCACCCATCTCACGATGAACTTGATCCTGCTCTGCCCGGCAAAGGTGCAGCTGAAGAAGAACATCACAATTCGCTATCCATCTTCCTAGTCCTTGTCCTGCTTGGTATCTGCATCCTGTTAATCCATGTTATGCTCAAATTTCACTTCCACTATGTGCCTGAAAGTGTTGCAGTCATCTTTATTG gtgCTTTGGTGGGGCTGTTTCTGAAGCTCATGTCATATCAGAATGTTGCCGACTGGGCCAAAGAAGCAGCTTTTTCTCCAAcaatatttttccttgttctaCTGCCACCCATCATCTTTGAATCAGGCTACAATTTACACAAG GGCAACTTTTTCCAAAACATTGGATCCATCACAGTATTTGCTGTGTTTGGTACTCTTATCTCAGCTATGATAGTGGGCAGTGGAGTTTATCTTTTAGGAttg GCAGACATTGCTTACAAATTAAGTTTTATCGAAAGCTTCGCATTTGGCTCGCTGATCAGTGCAGTGGACCCTGTTGCAACACTAGCCATCTTTCAAGCCCTGGACGTCGATCCGGTGTTGAATATGCTCGTGTTCGGAGAGAGTATTCTAAATGACGCTGTGGCCATTGTGCTGACGACGACAATCCTTGAAGTCGATTCTCCAGAGTTGCATAGCATGAGCGGTGGCCAGCTAGTGTTGCACGGTGTCGGCCGCTTCTGCCTTATGTTCTTCGCTTCGGCTGCCATCGGAGTGGCCTTCGCCCTGGCTAGCGCTTTG TTGTTGAAATATGTCGAATTGCGACGCAATCCTTCTTTAGAATTTAGCATGATGATGGTCTTCACTTACCTACCGTACGCGTTGGCAGAAGGTATCCACCTTTCGGGCATCATGGCCATCCTCTTTTGTGGCATTGTCATGTCTCATTACACCCACTACAATTTGTCGCCGATTACGCAAATCACAATGAAGCAAACGATGCGAACTATCGCCTTCATTGCCG AAACCTCAGTATTTGCATATTTGGGCCTCGGAATTTTCAGTTTCCCTCATCGGCTCGAACCTGCACTAGTCATTTGGAGTATcgttctttgtttgtttg GACGATTAGTGAACATTTTCCCTCTTTCCGCGCTCGTAAATCGCTTCCGTCAAcacaaaataacgaaaaaaatg ATGTTTATAATGTGGTTCAGTGGTCTGCGGGGTGCCATCGCTTACGCATTGTCTCTTCaccttgaatttgaaatggagaCGAGACGTGTCATAGTCACCACTACGCTTATCATTGTTCTCTTCACGATATTGGTGCTCGGCGGATCTACCATGCCGCTCCTCAAATGCCTCAAAA GCAAAAGTCCAACACGCAACAGAGTAAGGAAAAGCGGTGCCCCAGTCAATGCCACACTTAGCAAAACTCTCAAGCTGGATCAGCCTCTCGAGTCAGACGTACTGTCTGAGATGACCGAAGAGGAAATGGACGTCACCttgatccagcagcagcaagcttTAAGTGGATTCATCCGCTTCGACTTGCAGTATTTGTTCCCGATTTTCACCCACCGGTTTTCGCGTAATGAAGTGCGCGAATGTCGTATGCAAATGTCTAACTTGGCCAGTCAGTGGCAGCAAGCTGTTCGTTCGTCACCTGTGGTTGCATCTTCGTCCGTGACTCAACATGTCGCTACCTCTCAGCACAACAGTGACGCGAACGAAAATAGCACTGAATGA
- the LOC124327108 gene encoding uncharacterized protein LOC124327108 has product MSSKRKADDVTPKNPSKKRKIDEMIDSLLLEVENKNVAYLKYFVEQDQTGNFPLSEQWRLVFIPALSDTTISDQIFHILKKKYPGIELLKKNDNTKNPDNLILPCKADTEQLIEVLELVGAACVFYGNGSDRKYGWSCWYKATNLRGGNAILKTTLFQSEIQKLAMRKKLEFQTVQQLEGLLRQRRTHWSTQAIFTCLRISKKCDCYPNRFIVYNLFKSALQGWGGRNFPRPRAFALSLHLFELFGETEFLDTLVENEKNLEDVPQSTLTEFFNTLRDPQRIQELATVLTFDRLMTSLVFSFVYQVKVHKHARNDQIKIKDYTIKSKADKLEEISQLILVILKLLVSIPITKTQRRQLKNKLALYINIYELKRVSQKPNLLLRVCTSHQGTPNEFKLIKLLLKAGADPNAVDQQRCSPLHLLAKSEHLSSHSWSNTSYSTRAENFTAIVRVIFDGRFHQDQVNLSGQSALECLKPLSSYPDAELSRLVGNFSQGVRPLSCIAAKEVRRNQLPCECLPVMLKSMVLQH; this is encoded by the coding sequence ATGAGTTCTAAAAGGAAAGCTGATGATGTGACACCTAAGAATCCCtctaagaaaaggaaaattgatgaaatgaTTGACTCTCTTCTGCTTGAAGTAGAAAACAAGAATGTGGCTTACTTGAAGTATTTTGTCGAACAAGACCAAACTGGCAACTTCCCGTTGAGTGAACAGTGGAGATTAGTGTTCATTCCTGCCCTATCTGACACCACTATTTCAGACCAGATCTTTCATATCCTCAAGAAGAAGTACCCAGGCATCGAGCTCCTGAAGAAAAACGATAACACAAAAAACCCTGATAATTTGATTCTACCATGCAAGGCTGATACAGAGCAGCTCATTGAAGTACTGGAGCTGGTCGGCGCTGCTTGTGTTTTTTATGGTAACGGCAGTGATCGAAAATACGGCTGGAGCTGCTGGTATAAAGCCACGAATTTGCGAGGAGGCAATGCCATTCTGAAGACGACCTTGTTCCAATCAGAAATCCAAAAACTTGCTATgaggaaaaaacttgaattccAAACTGTTCAACAATTGGAAGGATTGCTTCGGCAGAGGCGAACGCACTGGTCGACTCAAGCAATCTTCACTTGTCTACGTATTTCGAAGAAGTGTGACTGCTATCCGAATAGATTCATCGTCTACAATTTGTTCAAATCCGCTCTTCAAGGATGGGGGGGCAGAAACTTTCCCCGGCCCCGCGCGTTCGCCTTGTCCCTCCACCTGTTTGAGCTCTTTGGAGAAACAGAGTTTTTGGACACTCtagtagaaaatgaaaagaacttGGAAGATGTTCCACAGTCAACTTTAACCGAATTCTTCAACACCCTGAGGGACCCACAACGGATTCAAGAACTGGCTACAGTATTGACATTTGACCGTTTGATGACTTCTctggttttctctttcgtatACCAGGTGAAAGTTCACAAACACGCTCGAaatgatcaaatcaaaatcaaagattATACGATCAAATCAAAAGCCGACAAGCTTGAAGAAATTTCACAGCTGATTCTTGTTATTCTCAAATTGCTGGTGtcaattccgataacgaagaCTCAGAGAAGACAACTGAAGAATAAGCTAGCGCTCTACATAAACATCTATGAACTCAAGCGGGTATCTCAAAAACCAAACCTCTTGCTTAGAGTATGCACGTCTCACCAAGGAACACCCAACGAGTTCAAGCTGATCAAGTTGTTGCTGAAAGCAGGAGCGGATCCCAATGCTGTAGATCAACAACGCTGCAGCCCTCTTCATCTGCTGGCAAAAAGTGAACATCTCTCCTCTCATTCGTGGAGCAATACTTCTTACTCTACTCGTGCTGAAAACTTCACTGCCATCGTTCGAGTTATCTTTGATGGAAGATTCCATCAAGATCAAGTCAATCTAAGTGGCCAATCAGCATTGGAGTGTCTAAAACCTCTTTCGAGCTATCCAGATGCTGAGTTGAGCCGACTGGTAGGCAATTTCTCGCAGGGTGTTCGTCCGCTATCTTGCATCGCAGCGAAAGAAGTTCGAAGGAATCAACTCCCCTGCGAATGTTTACCTGTGATGCTAAAGTCTATGGTTTTGCAGCACTAG